The Euphorbia lathyris chromosome 8, ddEupLath1.1, whole genome shotgun sequence genome has a window encoding:
- the LOC136202774 gene encoding probable serine/threonine-protein kinase SIS8 codes for MSKMKHLLRKLHIGGGINDPQRLGETRPVVSPSDSPNPLSSSSSSSNDRIAAVESASVDRFPAVEGNTGVDFNLLEEEFQVQLALAISVSDPDSRKDPESAQIDAAKRISLGCPVVTVPVNDSVIDSLSLRYWSYNVVNYNDKVMDGFYDVYSISSNSIIQGKMPLLVDLQAVSTLDNVDYEVLLVNRFVDPELRELEKKAYMLSLESQVSDGLLLNVLIQKLADLVVDRMGGPVANTDEISSRWSKRSYELRNALNSVILPIGHLDVGLSRHRALLFKVLADRINLPCTLVKGSYYTGTDDGAVNFIKINDGSEYIIDLMGAPGTLIPAEVPSNHLQNTGFGLRSITDLTETEKGPLSVGGESVRSRTDEALFVDIKENDTDISLVEKNQIETFEHEFGKLFPSSQRSHGNLSGPAQPSSSENIRVKNVSKYVISAAKNPEFAQKLHAVLLESGASPPPDLFSDVNQQDLGEHKVIEQGHLENGINLNNELHCYPDKFLPRHGQSLISMISQNPLNNFGSDTEDKWHIERPVKPHRELELNLLMSEVPLPSGPTSEGFLHDDRTNERLQIGATGVVPDNAPGLLGKTMYGHKIQNSCLSQPEDGIVFDSNQSGVKLIETFNTGLHISCNSYNEKIHPVLGEVSEWEIPWEDLQIGERIGIGSYGEVYHADWNGTEVAVKKFLDQDLSGDALVQFKCEAEIMLRLRHPNVVLFMGAVTRPPHLSILTEFLPRGSLYRLMHRPNSQLDEKRRMRMAIDVAKGMNYLHTSHPTIVHRDLKSPNLLVDKNWVVKVCDFGLSRLKHHTFLSSKSTAGTPEWMAPEVLRNEPANEKCDVYSFGVILWELVTCQIPWKGLNPMQVVGAVGFQNKRLEIPEDVDPSVSQIIHDCWQREPQLRPSFSQLISRLRHIQHLNVERT; via the exons ATGTCGAAGATGAAGCATCTATTAAGAAAGTTACATATCGGCGGTGGCATCAATGACCCCCAGCGATTGGGCGAGACCCGACCCGTGGTTAGCCCCAGTGACAGTCCGAATCCCTTGTCATCATCGTCTTCATCTTCAAATGACAGAATTGCGGCTGTTGAATCCGCTTCCGTTGATCGGTTTCCAGCCGTTGAGGGGAATACTGGTGTAGATTTTAATTTATTGGAAGAGGAGTTTCAGGTTCAGTTGGCTCTGGCTATAAGCGTTTCGGATCCGGATTCGCGTAAGGATCCTGAGTCAGCTCAGATCGACGCCGCCAAACGGATTAGCCTTGGCTGCCCTGTGGTCACTGTTCCTGTTAATGATTCTGTGATCGATTCTCTCTCGCTTCGTTATTGG AGCTACAATGTTGTAAATTACAATGACAAAGTTATGGATGGATTTTATGATGTATATAGCATTTCCTCAAATTCAATTATCCAAGGAAAGATGCCATTGTTAGTCGATCTGCAAGCAGTATCCACTTTGGATAATGTTGATTATGAAGTTCTATTAGTAAACCGCTTTGTTGATCCTGAACTGCGGGAGCTTGAGAAAAAAGCTTATATGTTATCATTGGAGAGCCAAGTTTCTGATGGTTTGCTTCTTAATGTCTTGATTCAGAAACTTGCTGATCTTGTTGTTGATCGAATGGGTGGTCCAGTTGCTAACACTGATGAGATATCATCAAGGTGGAGCAAGAGAAGTTACGAATTACGCAATGCTTTGAACTCTGTCATTCTTCCTATTGGGCATCTTGATGTAGGGCTTTCACGCCATAGGGCTTTACTTTTTAAG GTGCTAGCTGATAGAATCAACCTTCCATGTACCCTGGTTAAAGGGAGCTACTACACTGGCACTGATGATGGTGCtgttaattttatcaaaattaatgaTGGAAG TGAGTACATTATTGATCTGATGGGTGCTCCTGGGACACTAATTCCTGCTGAGGTACCCAGCAACCATCTTCAAAACACTGGATTTGGCCTAAGGAGTATTACTGATCTTACTGAAACTGAAAAAGGTCCATTGTCAGTGGGCGGTGAAAGTGTGAGGTCAAGAACAGATGAGGCACTATTTGTAGACATTAAAGAAAATGATACTGACATAAGCCTAGTTGAGAAAAACCAAATTGAGACATTTGAACATGAGTTTGGAAAGCTTTTCCCCTCATCTCAGAGATCGCATGGGAATTTATCAGGGCCTGCACAGCCATCATCATCAGAAAACATCAGAGTAAAGAATGTATCCAAATATGTCATTAGTGCTGCAAAAAATCCTGAATTTGCACAGAAGTTGCATGCTGTGTTGTTAGAGAGTGGTGCATCGCCGCCTCCAGATTTATTTTCGGATGTGAATCAGCAGGATCTGGGTGAGCATAAGGTGATAGAACAAGGTCATCTAGAAAATGGGATAAATCTAAATAATGAACTTCATTGTTATCCTGACAAGTTCTTGCCAAGGCATGGTCAGTCTCTCATATCCATGATTTCCCAGAATCCTTTAAACAATTTTGGGAGTGATACTGAGGATAAATGGCATATTGAGAGGCCAGTTAAACCACATAGAGAATTGGAATTGAATTTACTCATGTCTGAAGTGCCTTTGCCTTCTGGCCCTACAAGTGAGGGATTTTTACACGATGATAGAACCAACGAAAGGTTGCAGATAGGTGCTACAGGTGTAGTTCCTGATAATGCACCAGGCTTGCTTGGAAAGACAATGTATGGGCATAAAATCCAGAACTCTTGCCTGTCACAACCTGAAGATGGTATTGTATTTGATTCTAACCAATCTGGTGTAAAGTTGATTGAAACATTCAACACTGGTCTTCATATCTCTTGCAATAGTTATAATGAGAAAATTCATCCAGTGCTGGGGGAAGTTTCTGAGTGGGAAATTCCATGGGAGGATCTTCAGATTGGTGAACGTATTGGTATAG GTTCCTATGGTGAGGTGTACCATGCAGATTGGAATGGCACT GAAGTTGCTGTGAAGAAATTCTTGGATCAAGATTTATCTGGAGATGCACTGGTTCAGTTCAAATGTGAA GCTGAAATCATGTTGAGATTAAGACATCCCAATGTTGTTCTATTCATGGGGGCTGTTACTCGCCCCCCACACCTGTCTATATTAACGGAGTTCCTGCCCAG GGGAAGTTTGTATAGGTTAATGCATCGCCCCAATTCCCAACTTGATGAGAAGAGGCGAATGCGAATGGCTATTGATGTG GCGAAAGGAATGAATTACTTGCACACAAGCCATCCTACTATTGTGCATCGAGATTTGAAGTCTCCAAATCTCCTTGTTGACAAAAACTGGGTTGTTAAG GTCTGTGATTTTGGATTGTCACGATTGAAACATCATACGTTTCTGTCCTCAAAATCTACTGCTGGAACG CCTGAATGGATGGCACCTGAAGTCTTGAGGAATGAACCAGCAAATGAGAA ATGTGATGTTTACAGTTTTGGTGTAATATTATGGGAGCTAGTTACGTGTCAGATCCCTTGGAAAGGCTTGAATCCGATGCAGGTTGTGGGAGCTGTGGGATTCCAAAATAAACGTCTGGAGATTCCAGAGGATGTTGATCCTTCAGTATCCCAGATAATACATGACTGTTGGCAGAG GGAGCCACAATTACGACCCTCATTTTCACAACTCATATCACGACTGCGTCACATTCAGCATCTAAATGTTGAAAGAACATaa
- the LOC136202775 gene encoding uncharacterized protein ycf36: MAIHLTLKPPSLIPSFISRQNFLVSPLRLQFHVPKNTNPKVGLSYSFRNGSETDCPVPLEQQPMNEYQNLSTSFPYSWAAGDIVEYCSRLFLTGASFALLVGLPVAWFGSVRPESEPLKPIFVALSSGIFVVSLAVVNMYLGWAYVGNRLLSATVEYEETGWYDGQIWVKSAEILARDRLLGSFSVKPVLSRLKYSLVALATSLFVCAVVFMNIDGNQSITSEEDRVVIPGVYNDESARSFEPEAFCGEPGLL; encoded by the exons ATggcaattcatttaacgctaaAGCCACCATCGCTGATCCCCTCCTTTATTTCCAGACAAAATTTTCTTGTCTCGCCATTAAGATTACAATTTCACGTTCCCAAAAACACAAACCCTAAAGTGGGGTTATCATATTCATTTAGAAATGGATCTGAAACAGATTGCCCAGTTCCTCTGGAGCAACAGCCTATGAACGAGTACCAGAATCTGTCCACTTCGTTCCCCTACTCCTGGGCTGCCGGTGACATCGTTGAGTACTGCTCTCGTCTTTTCCTGACGGGCGCTTCTTTCGCTCTCCTTGTTGGATTGCCCGTTGCCTGGTTTGGTTCTGTGAGACCTGAATCGGAGCCACTGAAGCCCATCTTTGTAGCTTTATCAAGTGGGATATTTGTGGTTAGTCTTGCCGTTGTAAATATGTACTTAGGTTGGGCTTACGTCGGGAATCGTTTGCTCAGTGCCACTGTTGAAT ATGAAGAGACTGGATGGTACGATGGTCAG ATATGGGTGAAGAGTGCCGAAATTTTGGCACGAGACCGTCTTCTGGGTTCATTTTCT GTAAAGCCGGTGCTGAGCAGGTTAAAGTACAGTCTTGTAGCTCTGGCGACATCATTATTTGTATGCGCTGTTGTGTTCATGAATATCGATGGAAATCAAAGTATAACATCTGAAGAAGATAGAGTTGTTATTCCTGGGGTTTACAACGATGAGTCAGCGAGATCGTTCGAGCCAGAAGCATTCTGTGGTGAACCTGGTCTTCTCTAA
- the LOC136204262 gene encoding uncharacterized protein, with product MGLLVNKQVEPGRGKRSRMCGAAFLCWLLLMLLTPKIPLSHRHHLFADMRNFFGVPNTLNVITNFPFLLVGVVGFVLSIQGCLFNISFRGEVWGWLLFYGGMVGVAFGSAYYHLKPDDTRVIWDTLPMMVAYSSVFSSFVVERVGQRVGLSCLFGLLVVVLLSVIYARIFNDLRLCMMFQLIPCIAIPGMTHLYPSKYTHSIYWLWAAGICLVANFEAVLDRKIYHANRYFISGHSLEHLCSAAIPVLFTFMLMSRNIRIQRLADLKERP from the exons ATGGGTTTATTGGTAAATAAACAGGTAGAACCAGGAAGAGGAAAAAGAAGTCGGATGTGTGGAGCTGCATTTCTCTGTTGGCTTTTACTCATGTTGCTAACACCTAAAATCCCTCTTTCCCATAGACATCATCTTTTCGCTGATATGCGCAATTTTTTTG gaGTTCCCAACACTTTGAATGTCATCACCAATTTCCCCTTTCTTCTTGTGGGCGTTGTGGGTTTTGTCCTCTCTATTCAAGGCTGCCTTTTTAATATAAG CTTTCGAGGAGAGGTTTGGGGTTGGTTGCTGTTCTACGGAGGAATGGTGGGTGTTGCTTTTGGGTCCGCTTATTATCATCTTAAGCCAGATGACACTAGAGTTATCTGGGACACCTTACCG ATGATGGTAGCAtattcatcagttttctctagCTTTGTTGTGGAAAGAGTGGGACAGCGAGTTGGATTAAGTTGTTTGTTTGGACTACTAGTAGTTGTTTTGCTTAGCGTGATTTATGCAAG AATATTTAATGATCTTCGGTTGTGCATGATGTTCCAGCTCATTCCATGCATAGCCATACCGGGCATGACCCATTTGTACCCTTCCAAATATACGCATTCTATATATTGGCTTTGGGCAGCAG GTATTTGCCTCGTAGCCAATTTTGAAGCTGTTCTAGACAGGAAAATTTACCATGCAAATCGTTACTTTATCAGCGGACATTCCTTGGAACACTTGTGCTCAGCTGCAATTCCTGTTCTATTCACTTTTATGCTCATGTCTAGGAACATTAGGATTCAGAG ATTAGCGGACCTCAAAGAGCGACCTTGA